From a region of the Nitrospira sp. genome:
- a CDS encoding acetyltransferase has translation MSKPRLIVIGAGGHAHACIDVIERCGAYEIVGLVGLPEELHTEQFGYRVIGTDSDLPGLAKDCSHAIVAVGHIRSPAVRIHLYQRAVELGLQVPTIASPTAYVSRHAVLGLGTIIMHGAIINAGARIGNNCIINTRAIVEHDVTVADHCHVSTGAILNGNVTVGAGSFIGSGTVVKEGISIGANCIMGMGLAVRHHQADTTRFAGNHKS, from the coding sequence ATGAGTAAGCCCCGCTTGATCGTGATCGGTGCCGGGGGACATGCCCATGCATGTATTGATGTCATCGAGCGATGCGGTGCGTACGAGATCGTCGGATTGGTGGGGCTTCCGGAGGAACTGCATACCGAACAGTTCGGCTATCGCGTCATCGGCACAGACAGCGATCTACCTGGGCTCGCCAAAGATTGCAGTCATGCGATTGTCGCGGTGGGTCACATACGTTCTCCGGCCGTTCGCATCCATCTCTACCAACGCGCAGTTGAGCTCGGACTGCAGGTGCCCACGATTGCTTCGCCTACCGCCTATGTCTCTCGTCATGCCGTGCTCGGCCTAGGGACTATCATCATGCACGGGGCCATCATCAATGCGGGCGCGCGGATTGGGAACAACTGCATCATCAATACCCGTGCGATCGTGGAACATGACGTGACGGTGGCAGATCACTGTCACGTCTCGACCGGGGCCATACTAAACGGCAACGTGACGGTTGGTGCGGGCAGTTTTATCGGGAGCGGGACCGTCGTCAAGGAAGGCATCTCCATTGGAGCAAATTGCATCATGGGCATGGGACTCGCTGTACGGCACCATCAGGCCGATACGACCAGGTTCGCAGGCAACCACAAATCGTGA
- the neuB gene encoding N-acetylneuraminate synthase has protein sequence MPRTVIIAEAGVNHNGNLDLACRLIDVAAECGADFVKFQTFDADRLVTAHAGKAEYQQQTTAPHETQHAMLKQLELSPAMHRILLARCRERGVGFLSTGFDTESIDFLIQLGIDRVKIPSGEITNLPYLRHVGRIGKPVIMSTGMATLEEVGAALQVLETAGTPRASITVLHCTTEYPTPMAHVNLRAMQVLRDTFNVAVGYSDHSKGIEVPIAAVALGATVIEKHFTLDRALPGPDHEASLTPDELRAMVSAIRNIESALGDGVKRPSAGEEKNMSVARKSLVASRPIQAGEFFSEHNVTAKRPGTGVSPMRWDEVIGRQAPRTFMRDELIEL, from the coding sequence ATGCCCCGCACAGTAATCATTGCCGAAGCGGGGGTGAATCATAACGGCAACCTCGATTTGGCTTGCCGGCTGATCGATGTAGCGGCGGAGTGCGGTGCGGACTTCGTGAAGTTTCAGACGTTCGACGCCGATCGGCTTGTCACGGCACACGCGGGCAAAGCCGAATATCAGCAACAGACGACGGCCCCCCATGAGACCCAGCACGCGATGCTCAAACAGCTGGAGTTATCTCCGGCCATGCATCGGATTCTGCTGGCGCGGTGCCGTGAACGAGGTGTCGGGTTTCTCTCGACCGGATTCGATACCGAGAGTATTGATTTTCTGATCCAGCTGGGAATCGATCGGGTGAAGATCCCTTCCGGAGAAATTACCAATCTTCCTTATCTGCGTCATGTGGGTCGCATTGGGAAGCCCGTCATTATGTCGACTGGAATGGCCACGTTGGAAGAGGTCGGTGCCGCGTTACAAGTACTTGAGACGGCGGGAACTCCACGGGCGAGTATCACCGTGCTTCACTGCACCACCGAATACCCCACGCCAATGGCACACGTGAATTTACGCGCGATGCAGGTACTGCGTGACACATTCAATGTCGCAGTCGGCTACTCCGACCATTCCAAAGGGATTGAAGTGCCTATTGCGGCCGTGGCTCTGGGAGCGACGGTGATCGAGAAGCATTTCACGCTCGATCGCGCTTTGCCTGGTCCTGATCATGAGGCAAGCCTTACCCCGGATGAATTGAGGGCGATGGTTTCCGCCATCCGTAATATCGAGAGCGCTCTCGGGGACGGCGTGAAGAGACCTAGTGCCGGTGAAGAGAAGAATATGTCGGTAGCCAGGAAATCCTTGGTGGCGTCTCGTCCGATTCAGGCTGGAGAGTTCTTCAGTGAACACAATGTGACGGCCAAACGGCCTGGCACGGGAGTGTCGCCGATGCGGTGGGATGAGGTCATTGGACGACAAGCCCCCCGTACCTTTATGCGGGATGAGCTGATTGAGTTGTGA
- the neuC gene encoding UDP-N-acetylglucosamine 2-epimerase (hydrolyzing): MMRKICVVTGSRAEYGLLRWVMDGIRVAHDLTLQVIATGMHLAPEFGLTYREIEADGFVIDRKVEMLLSSDSPVGIGKSIGLGMIGFADAIQQLRPDIMVVLGDRFETFAAASAAMVARLPIAHLHGGEATEGAIDESIRHSITKMAQLHFVAAEEYRRRVIQLGEDSNRVFLVGGLGVDSIKRLHAISRADLEHRLSFKFRERNLVVTFHPVTLEVASAQRQLDELLAALSEYQDIGLLFTMPNADTEGRALFSMIEDFSKTRPNAKAYTSLGSTLYLSALSQVDGVVGNSSSGLTEAPSFRIGTIDIGDRQRGRLKADSVISCQPIKESIMAAISEMYSPAFQDRLKSVVNPYGDGGAADRIVNVLATISLDGILKKQFHDLVVS, encoded by the coding sequence GTGATGCGTAAGATTTGTGTTGTCACCGGAAGTCGAGCAGAATACGGCCTTCTCCGGTGGGTCATGGACGGCATTCGGGTGGCGCACGATCTCACGTTACAAGTGATCGCGACCGGGATGCATCTCGCACCAGAATTCGGGCTGACGTATCGAGAAATTGAAGCTGATGGGTTTGTGATTGATCGTAAGGTCGAGATGCTCCTGAGTTCGGACTCGCCCGTTGGGATCGGAAAGTCGATAGGACTGGGAATGATCGGATTTGCCGATGCGATCCAGCAGCTTCGGCCTGACATCATGGTGGTGTTGGGTGATCGGTTTGAGACTTTTGCGGCGGCGTCCGCCGCCATGGTTGCGCGGCTACCTATCGCACATCTTCATGGTGGAGAAGCTACCGAAGGGGCTATCGACGAGTCCATACGCCATTCGATAACCAAGATGGCGCAGCTACACTTCGTTGCGGCGGAAGAATATCGGCGGAGGGTCATACAGCTTGGCGAAGATTCGAACCGAGTATTTCTCGTAGGCGGACTCGGCGTTGATAGTATCAAGAGACTTCACGCTATCTCCAGGGCCGACCTGGAGCATCGCCTGTCGTTCAAGTTCCGGGAGAGAAACTTGGTCGTCACATTTCATCCAGTTACGCTCGAAGTGGCATCTGCCCAGCGTCAGTTGGACGAATTGCTGGCCGCGTTGTCGGAATACCAAGACATAGGATTACTCTTTACGATGCCTAACGCGGATACTGAGGGGCGAGCATTATTCAGCATGATCGAAGACTTTTCAAAGACGCGCCCAAATGCGAAGGCCTACACATCATTGGGGTCAACGCTGTATCTTTCTGCCTTAAGCCAGGTGGATGGGGTCGTAGGTAATTCGTCAAGCGGACTAACCGAGGCGCCCAGCTTTCGAATTGGAACCATCGATATCGGTGATCGCCAGCGAGGGCGTCTGAAAGCCGACAGTGTTATTAGCTGTCAGCCGATCAAGGAGAGCATTATGGCAGCCATATCCGAGATGTATTCTCCCGCCTTCCAAGATCGACTTAAGTCGGTCGTGAACCCCTATGGCGATGGAGGGGCAGCAGACCGGATCGTCAATGTGTTGGCGACTATTTCGTTAGACGGTATTCTCAAGAAACAATTCCACGATCTTGTTGTGTCATGA